Proteins encoded within one genomic window of Pararhizobium capsulatum DSM 1112:
- a CDS encoding IS1182 family transposase, with protein MMGCQTAPAQLFYDFCLDDHVPADHMLRGIDRHLELDSVRAHLKPFYSATGRPSIDPELMMRMLIIGYSMGIRSERRLCEEVHLNLAYRWFCRLGLDGKVPDHSSFSKNRHGRFRQSDILRHMFETVVERCLSQGLVGTEGFAVDASLIAADANKQRSVPGSEWEAKEDAGRSVQEYLAVLDDAAFGAASPVTPKFISSSDPAAQWTGAHKGHAFFAYATNYLIDTDHGVILDVEATRAIRQAEVGASRTMLGRTENRFGLRPDYLAADSAYGSADNLAWLVNEKEIAPHIPVFDKSKRTDGTFSRSDFTWEAEKEQYLCPAGKELKQFHRTYDPPRSGITAEGTRLYRASKKDCDQCELKPRCCPNMPMRKVPRDLNEDARDVARAIAKTPEYEQSRHRRKKVEMLFAHLKRILRMARLRLRGPCGARDEFLLAATAQNLRRLAKLRPQMPPCGAIAA; from the coding sequence ATGATGGGATGCCAGACAGCTCCAGCGCAGCTCTTCTACGACTTCTGCCTTGATGATCACGTTCCTGCCGACCACATGCTGCGCGGGATCGACCGCCATCTCGAACTCGACAGCGTACGAGCGCACTTGAAGCCTTTCTACAGCGCCACGGGTCGCCCCTCGATTGATCCCGAGCTTATGATGCGAATGCTGATCATCGGCTATTCCATGGGCATTCGCTCGGAGCGACGGCTTTGCGAAGAGGTCCACCTCAATCTCGCCTATCGCTGGTTCTGCCGCCTCGGTCTGGACGGCAAGGTCCCTGATCACTCAAGCTTCTCGAAGAACCGCCATGGCCGGTTCCGGCAAAGCGACATCCTGCGGCATATGTTCGAAACGGTAGTGGAGCGCTGCCTCTCTCAAGGGTTGGTTGGTACGGAAGGATTTGCAGTCGATGCCAGCTTGATCGCGGCGGATGCAAACAAGCAGCGCTCGGTACCAGGATCGGAATGGGAAGCCAAAGAAGATGCGGGACGCTCGGTACAGGAATATCTGGCTGTTCTCGATGATGCTGCTTTCGGCGCTGCCTCGCCGGTCACGCCGAAGTTCATCTCCTCGTCTGATCCGGCCGCCCAATGGACCGGTGCCCACAAAGGCCACGCCTTCTTCGCCTATGCGACCAACTATCTGATCGATACAGACCACGGCGTCATTCTGGATGTGGAGGCGACACGGGCGATCCGCCAGGCGGAGGTCGGTGCATCCCGCACAATGCTCGGCAGGACCGAGAACCGCTTCGGCTTGCGGCCCGATTACCTCGCGGCCGACAGTGCCTACGGTTCTGCCGACAACCTCGCCTGGTTGGTCAACGAGAAGGAGATCGCGCCGCACATTCCGGTCTTCGACAAGTCGAAGCGGACGGATGGCACCTTCTCGCGTTCCGACTTCACCTGGGAAGCCGAGAAGGAGCAATACCTTTGCCCTGCCGGAAAGGAGCTGAAACAATTCCACCGCACTTACGACCCACCCAGATCGGGGATCACGGCCGAGGGAACCCGGCTTTATCGTGCCAGCAAGAAGGACTGTGATCAGTGTGAACTGAAGCCTCGATGCTGCCCGAACATGCCTATGCGCAAAGTACCGCGCGATCTCAATGAGGATGCACGCGATGTCGCCCGAGCGATTGCCAAGACACCGGAGTATGAGCAGTCACGGCATCGTCGAAAGAAGGTCGAAATGCTCTTCGCTCACCTCAAGCGCATACTACGGATGGCACGTTTAAGGCTTCGAGGGCCGTGTGGTGCGAGAGACGAATTCCTGCTTGCCGCAACCGCACAGAACCTGAGGAGGCTGGCCAAACTCAGGCCTCAGATGCCGCCATGCGGTGCCATCGCCGCTTGA
- a CDS encoding sugar ABC transporter ATP-binding protein — MPLLQAQALSRSFGSTRALADFSFSIDPGEIVALMGANGAGKSTFVKIISGVLLAESGSLTFKGQSFAPATPAEATAAGIVTVHQSTDLVGIPGLTVADALLLNRFVDPRQPFFVSRGRIRREAQAMLREAGFDLPVDRDFADLSAAERQLVAIARGLANKAELLILDEPTASLSATESRRLYATLLDLKKRGIAILYISHRTADLEALADRVAVLRGGRLVETFKRPVNFDAAIETMIGRPLASARPDARALTGDPVLELSGIRLLPGSDPFDLTLHRGEVVAITGVLGAGKSRLLSAIFGNGKLAAGEMRLEGRPYVPANPRRAVDAGVAMAGEDRHRSSLMPAGWPGESIAATISLPHLHRWYPGGLIRPRQEREKAEAAINRLGIHASGPNASVWTLSGGNQQKVVLARWEAEPGKLLLLDEPFQGVDVGARHDIITAIRSRSDRATLIATSDPEEAIEVADRVVVMDHQTLLPDRRDAGASHDNRELAR; from the coding sequence ATGCCCCTTCTTCAAGCGCAAGCGCTTTCCCGGTCCTTTGGATCGACGCGGGCGCTTGCCGATTTCAGCTTTTCGATTGACCCCGGCGAGATAGTTGCGCTGATGGGCGCCAACGGCGCGGGCAAATCAACCTTCGTCAAGATCATCTCCGGTGTCCTGCTGGCAGAGAGCGGCAGCCTTACTTTCAAGGGGCAATCCTTTGCCCCGGCAACACCGGCCGAGGCGACGGCGGCCGGCATTGTCACGGTGCACCAATCGACCGATCTCGTCGGCATTCCCGGCCTGACGGTGGCCGATGCGTTGTTGCTCAACCGCTTTGTCGATCCCAGGCAGCCCTTCTTCGTTTCCCGCGGCCGTATTCGGCGCGAGGCGCAGGCCATGCTGCGGGAAGCGGGCTTCGACCTGCCTGTCGATCGCGATTTTGCCGATCTTTCCGCCGCCGAGAGGCAGCTTGTGGCGATTGCCCGCGGGCTCGCCAACAAGGCCGAGCTGCTGATCCTCGACGAGCCGACTGCGAGCCTTTCGGCCACTGAATCCCGGCGCCTCTACGCAACGCTGCTCGACCTGAAGAAGCGTGGCATCGCCATTCTCTATATTTCCCATCGCACCGCCGACCTCGAAGCGCTCGCGGATCGTGTTGCGGTGTTACGGGGTGGCCGGCTCGTTGAAACCTTCAAGCGGCCGGTGAACTTCGATGCCGCGATCGAGACGATGATCGGCAGGCCGCTTGCCTCCGCCCGGCCGGATGCCCGCGCCCTCACCGGAGACCCCGTGCTGGAACTCTCCGGCATCCGGCTTCTTCCCGGCAGCGATCCGTTCGACCTCACCCTCCATCGTGGCGAGGTGGTGGCGATCACCGGCGTTCTCGGCGCCGGCAAGAGCCGGTTGCTCTCGGCGATCTTTGGAAACGGCAAGCTTGCTGCCGGTGAGATGCGGCTGGAGGGCCGGCCCTATGTGCCGGCAAATCCGCGGCGCGCGGTGGATGCAGGTGTCGCCATGGCCGGCGAGGACCGGCACCGCTCCTCGCTCATGCCTGCCGGCTGGCCCGGCGAATCCATTGCTGCGACCATCAGCCTGCCGCACCTTCACCGCTGGTATCCGGGCGGTCTGATCCGGCCGCGGCAGGAGCGAGAAAAAGCGGAGGCAGCGATCAACCGGCTCGGCATCCACGCTTCCGGTCCCAATGCGTCCGTCTGGACGCTTTCAGGTGGCAACCAGCAGAAGGTGGTGCTTGCCCGTTGGGAAGCGGAGCCCGGCAAGCTGCTGCTGCTCGACGAGCCTTTCCAGGGCGTCGATGTCGGCGCTCGCCATGACATCATCACCGCCATCCGCAGCCGCAGCGACCGTGCCACCCTGATCGCCACTTCCGACCCCGAGGAAGCCATCGAAGTCGCCGACCGCGTTGTCGTCATGGACCACCAAACGCTCCTTCCAGACCGCCGTGACGCCGGCGCCAGCCACGACAACAGGGAACTCGCCCGATGA
- the ssuD gene encoding FMNH2-dependent alkanesulfonate monooxygenase, giving the protein MAATDKPLDFLWFIPSSGDGAYLGSDDLSRPVDPGYFREIATAVDRLGYSGVLIPTGVACEESFVLAADLAARTEQLKFLVAVRPGTASPAYYARLASTLDRVSNGRLLLNIVVGGSAQELAGDGVFLGHDERYDHADEFFKVFNELLETGKSTLDGKFIKAIDARLGLPPVQQPRPPLYFGGSSDAAIDFCGGMIEKYLTWGEPPAQVAEKVERVRKSAAAKGREVSFGIRLHFIVRETDDEAWEAADRLISKLSDEAIEAAQAVFAKASDSVGQARMVALHNGRRDKLEVSPNLWAGIGLVRTGAGTALVGSPKTVAARLREYQEIGIDTVIASGYPHLEEAYRVSELLFPEIGLGGPRNQIRSSFGERQVFGGGGHGGNVKLASAS; this is encoded by the coding sequence ATGGCCGCCACTGACAAGCCGCTCGATTTCCTCTGGTTCATCCCCTCGTCGGGGGACGGAGCCTATCTCGGTTCCGACGATCTCAGCCGTCCTGTGGACCCCGGTTATTTCCGCGAGATCGCCACGGCCGTCGATCGGCTTGGATATTCGGGCGTGCTGATCCCGACCGGTGTTGCCTGCGAGGAATCCTTCGTGCTGGCGGCCGATCTTGCCGCGCGCACCGAACAGCTGAAATTCCTTGTGGCCGTCCGTCCGGGCACGGCGTCGCCTGCCTATTATGCCCGGCTTGCCTCAACCCTCGACCGTGTGTCCAATGGCCGGCTTCTCCTGAATATCGTCGTGGGCGGCAGCGCCCAGGAACTGGCGGGTGACGGCGTCTTCCTCGGGCATGATGAGCGTTACGATCATGCCGACGAGTTCTTCAAAGTGTTCAACGAGCTTCTGGAAACCGGCAAATCCACGCTCGATGGAAAGTTCATCAAGGCGATCGATGCGCGGCTTGGTCTTCCGCCGGTGCAGCAACCGCGGCCACCGCTCTATTTCGGCGGCTCTTCCGATGCCGCAATCGATTTTTGCGGCGGCATGATCGAAAAATACCTCACATGGGGCGAACCGCCGGCACAGGTTGCCGAAAAGGTGGAACGCGTGCGCAAGTCCGCCGCAGCCAAGGGGCGTGAGGTCTCCTTCGGCATCCGCCTGCATTTCATCGTCCGCGAGACCGATGATGAGGCCTGGGAAGCGGCAGACCGGCTGATCTCCAAGCTTTCGGACGAAGCGATCGAAGCCGCTCAGGCCGTTTTTGCCAAAGCATCGGATTCCGTCGGGCAGGCGCGCATGGTGGCGTTGCACAATGGCCGTCGCGACAAGCTTGAAGTTTCTCCCAATCTCTGGGCCGGCATCGGTCTCGTGCGCACCGGGGCCGGAACGGCGCTTGTCGGATCCCCGAAAACGGTGGCGGCGCGGCTTCGCGAATATCAGGAGATCGGCATCGATACGGTAATCGCCTCCGGTTATCCGCATCTGGAAGAGGCCTATCGCGTCTCCGAGCTGCTGTTCCCGGAAATCGGCCTCGGCGGTCCGCGCAACCAGATCCGCTCGTCCTTCGGCGAGCGGCAGGTCTTCGGTGGCGGCGGCCATGGCGGCAACGTCAAGCTCGCATCGGCTTCTTGA
- a CDS encoding substrate-binding domain-containing protein — protein sequence MAATVATFTLLSVAQADGIAGAPAPFDKGDVKVALISFISAGDFFQAYQAGAEAQAKALGIDLRVFPGRQNAAEQRDQIQQAINLGVQGIVIDHGQPESLTDVAQQALDAGIKVVAFDVNLNNPAIPQVEQSDHELSRLALEQVAKDNGTSFNAGYVYVAGFAPLDRRNEVWDKFKAENKGVVEKARFGAVNDTTATSTADQAKAVLTANPDISVIFAPYDEFARGVKLAAADLGIADKLKIYSADVSTADIQEITEEGSPWVATVATNPAVVGAVSIRAAALKIAGQDVPAQILVKPALLTQAALREAGVKTIEELAAKVPAFNDSDAVTADWIPAKLF from the coding sequence ATGGCCGCAACGGTGGCCACTTTCACCCTCCTCAGCGTCGCGCAGGCCGACGGCATTGCCGGAGCCCCGGCCCCCTTCGACAAGGGCGACGTCAAGGTGGCGCTGATCTCCTTCATTTCAGCAGGCGATTTCTTCCAGGCCTATCAGGCCGGCGCGGAAGCGCAGGCCAAGGCGCTCGGCATCGACCTGCGCGTTTTCCCCGGCCGCCAGAATGCCGCCGAGCAGCGCGACCAGATCCAGCAGGCGATCAATCTCGGCGTGCAGGGCATCGTCATCGACCATGGCCAGCCGGAATCGCTGACCGACGTCGCCCAACAGGCACTTGATGCGGGCATCAAGGTTGTCGCCTTTGACGTGAACCTCAACAACCCGGCCATCCCGCAGGTCGAGCAGAGCGACCACGAGCTCTCCCGCCTCGCACTGGAACAGGTGGCGAAGGACAACGGCACGTCGTTCAATGCCGGCTATGTCTATGTCGCCGGCTTTGCGCCGCTCGATCGCCGCAACGAGGTCTGGGACAAATTCAAGGCCGAGAACAAGGGCGTCGTCGAAAAGGCCCGCTTCGGTGCCGTCAACGACACGACCGCGACCAGCACCGCCGATCAGGCCAAGGCCGTGCTGACGGCAAACCCGGATATATCAGTCATCTTCGCGCCCTATGACGAGTTCGCCCGTGGCGTGAAGCTTGCCGCCGCCGATCTTGGCATTGCCGACAAGCTGAAGATCTATTCGGCCGACGTTTCCACCGCCGATATCCAGGAAATCACCGAGGAAGGCAGCCCGTGGGTTGCGACCGTCGCCACCAACCCGGCCGTTGTCGGCGCCGTGTCGATCCGTGCCGCGGCGCTGAAAATCGCCGGTCAGGATGTGCCTGCGCAAATCCTCGTCAAACCCGCACTGCTGACCCAGGCGGCGCTGCGCGAAGCCGGCGTCAAGACGATCGAGGAACTCGCCGCCAAGGTGCCGGCCTTCAACGACAGCGACGCGGTGACCGCCGACTGGATCCCGGCAAAACTGTTCTGA
- a CDS encoding ABC transporter permease has product MTTAHENAPAATVGNTGDGLREILRSGAVFILLAAMMIGFAIAQPAFINLNNLMSILQAVSVVAILGAGVTVTLAVGGFDLSIGAVAASSVMAASYFMIVWGFGAGATVVLVVFLGAGIGLLNALLIVRLKVPDLLATLAMMFLLTGLQLIPTAGRSISPGLILPDGATATGKYDPLFLAIGRSSVFGVVPLPVILMAIVAIALFVLTERTRIGRLLFATGGNELATRLAGGPTNRLKTLAYVISGTLASVGGIVVAARVGRGDVSSGGSLLMDAVAAALIGFAVLGLRRPNVFGTIVGAVFVGVLLNGLTMLNAPYYTQDFVKGAVLVGALALTYGVARGRS; this is encoded by the coding sequence ATGACGACCGCACACGAAAATGCTCCCGCAGCAACAGTCGGAAACACCGGCGATGGTCTTCGCGAAATCCTGCGGTCCGGCGCGGTGTTCATCCTGCTCGCCGCCATGATGATCGGCTTTGCCATCGCCCAGCCGGCCTTCATCAACCTCAACAACCTGATGAGCATCCTGCAGGCGGTTTCCGTTGTTGCCATCCTCGGCGCCGGTGTCACGGTGACGCTTGCCGTTGGCGGTTTCGACCTGTCGATCGGCGCGGTCGCGGCATCCAGTGTGATGGCCGCAAGCTATTTCATGATTGTCTGGGGTTTTGGCGCGGGCGCGACCGTCGTGCTGGTGGTGTTTCTCGGCGCCGGCATCGGCCTTCTCAACGCCCTGCTGATCGTTCGCCTCAAGGTGCCAGACCTGCTGGCGACGCTCGCCATGATGTTCCTGCTGACGGGCCTGCAGCTCATTCCGACCGCCGGCCGTTCCATCTCGCCGGGCCTGATCCTGCCCGATGGCGCGACGGCAACCGGCAAGTACGATCCGCTGTTTCTCGCCATCGGCCGCTCCAGTGTGTTCGGCGTGGTGCCGCTGCCCGTCATTCTCATGGCCATCGTCGCCATCGCGCTGTTCGTTCTGACGGAGCGAACCCGCATCGGCCGCCTGCTGTTTGCGACCGGCGGCAATGAGCTCGCGACCCGTCTTGCCGGCGGGCCGACCAACCGGCTGAAGACGCTTGCCTATGTGATATCAGGCACGCTGGCCTCCGTTGGCGGCATCGTGGTTGCCGCCCGCGTGGGGCGCGGCGATGTGTCTTCCGGCGGTTCGCTGCTGATGGATGCCGTTGCCGCTGCTCTCATTGGCTTTGCGGTGCTTGGCCTGCGCCGCCCCAATGTCTTCGGCACGATCGTCGGTGCCGTCTTCGTCGGCGTGCTGCTCAACGGGCTGACGATGCTGAATGCGCCCTACTACACCCAGGATTTTGTCAAGGGGGCAGTGCTCGTCGGGGCCTTAGCGCTCACCTACGGGGTCGCGCGTGGGCGGTCCTGA
- a CDS encoding LLM class flavin-dependent oxidoreductase, which yields MARQIRFNAFDMNCVGHQSPGLWAHPRDKSWKYKDLDYWQDLARTLEQGIFDGIFIADVIGYYDVYKGSNYHAIHQAAQIPVNDPLQLAAPIALATKHLGIGITASTSFEHPYTFARRLATADHHTKGRVGWNIVTSYLESGAKNVGQGGLRGHDNRYEVASEYVEVLYKLFEGSWEEGAVLRDRENRIFTDPSKVHEIAHKGKYFDVPGYHLSEPSPQRTPVLYQAGASGPGKTFAAGHAECIFVAAPTKSVLKGYVAEIRERIAAAGRDPKKVFIYTLVTIITDETEEKAQAKFEEYKRYVSYDGSLTFMSGWSGIDFGQYAPTDVVERIETNAIHSFVEHIAGGDKSWTIDELAQFGGIGGMGPVFVGAPERIADILQEWVEDTDVDGFNIAYAVTPDSFEDVVGHIVPELQKRGAYPTAYKPGTLREKLFGDGPYLPKSHPADGYRDIEAVKRREAEQAPTLKSVNG from the coding sequence ATGGCCCGCCAAATCCGCTTCAACGCCTTCGACATGAACTGTGTCGGCCACCAGTCGCCGGGTCTCTGGGCCCATCCGCGCGACAAGTCGTGGAAATACAAGGATCTGGATTACTGGCAGGATCTCGCCCGCACGCTGGAGCAGGGGATATTCGACGGCATCTTCATTGCCGATGTCATCGGCTATTACGACGTCTACAAGGGCTCGAACTATCACGCGATTCATCAGGCGGCGCAGATCCCGGTCAACGATCCGCTGCAGCTCGCAGCCCCCATTGCACTTGCTACCAAGCATCTCGGCATCGGCATCACGGCCTCCACCTCATTCGAGCATCCCTATACCTTCGCCCGCAGGCTCGCGACCGCCGATCATCACACCAAGGGTCGCGTCGGGTGGAACATCGTCACCTCCTATCTCGAAAGCGGTGCCAAGAATGTCGGGCAGGGCGGCTTGCGCGGCCACGACAACCGCTACGAGGTCGCGAGCGAATATGTCGAGGTGCTCTACAAGCTGTTCGAGGGCAGCTGGGAAGAGGGTGCGGTGCTGCGCGACCGCGAAAACCGCATCTTCACAGATCCCTCCAAGGTTCACGAGATCGCCCACAAGGGCAAGTATTTCGACGTGCCGGGCTATCACCTGAGCGAGCCGTCGCCGCAGCGCACGCCGGTTCTCTATCAGGCCGGGGCATCCGGTCCGGGCAAGACCTTCGCCGCCGGCCATGCCGAATGCATCTTCGTCGCCGCCCCGACGAAATCGGTGCTAAAGGGCTATGTCGCCGAAATCCGCGAGCGCATCGCCGCTGCTGGCCGCGATCCGAAGAAGGTGTTCATCTACACGCTCGTCACCATCATCACCGACGAGACGGAAGAGAAGGCGCAGGCGAAGTTCGAGGAATACAAGCGTTACGTTTCCTATGACGGCTCGCTGACCTTCATGTCCGGCTGGAGCGGCATCGATTTCGGGCAATATGCGCCAACCGATGTGGTGGAGCGGATCGAAACCAACGCCATCCATTCCTTCGTCGAGCACATTGCCGGCGGCGACAAGTCCTGGACGATCGACGAACTGGCGCAATTCGGCGGTATCGGCGGCATGGGTCCGGTCTTCGTCGGCGCGCCGGAGCGTATTGCAGATATCCTGCAGGAATGGGTCGAGGACACCGATGTCGATGGCTTCAACATCGCCTATGCGGTGACGCCTGACAGCTTCGAGGATGTTGTCGGCCATATCGTGCCGGAGCTGCAGAAGCGCGGCGCCTATCCGACAGCCTATAAGCCGGGCACGCTGCGCGAAAAGCTGTTCGGGGATGGACCCTATCTGCCGAAGAGCCATCCCGCGGATGGCTATCGGGATATCGAGGCTGTCAAACGGCGCGAGGCGGAGCAGGCGCCAACCCTGAAATCGGTGAATGGGTGA
- a CDS encoding immunity 53 family protein has product MDALDFLVSWYNAQCNGDWEHDFGFEIGTLDNPGFTLKVDLKGSALDGKTLDRISHSLEAEQDWWACWTEDNSFRGVGGPENLRSLLEAFRDWVRSLS; this is encoded by the coding sequence GTGGACGCACTAGATTTCTTGGTCTCTTGGTACAACGCACAATGTAACGGCGATTGGGAGCATGACTTCGGCTTCGAGATCGGCACCCTCGATAATCCTGGGTTTACGTTAAAAGTCGATCTCAAAGGATCGGCTCTCGACGGAAAGACGTTAGACCGAATTTCCCATAGTCTTGAGGCCGAGCAGGATTGGTGGGCGTGTTGGACAGAGGACAATTCCTTTCGCGGTGTTGGCGGCCCTGAAAATCTGCGCTCGCTTCTTGAGGCATTTCGGGATTGGGTGAGAAGCCTCTCGTAG
- a CDS encoding acyl-CoA dehydrogenase family protein has product MTALQLLKERGQQDQRQALFAKAEEISADLGRRGAELDTEGKPPIAEIATLKAEGLLNALHATDIGGGGLDWIDGLRLVRILARGESSIGQLLGYHYVNSQYPYWAAQDAQKAHDLGVETVAKSLYWGAAVNPRDPGLTLTTSGDHYLLNGRKTFSTGAHVSDRINANAAFGDQIANVTLPTDRPGYIANDDWDNIGQRLSDSGSVEFRDFPVYESDFLFPLADKDATPAVQATFNTPLIQLVFVNFYLGTAEGALAAATEYVRTTTRPWLTSGVDAAREDPYILERIGEFRAALKASAALADVAADAVQSALSRGRNVTERERGEAAIEAYEAKVNATHISLDVTSRVFELMGARATASSHRFDRYWRNVRTHTLHDPVFYKAREVGDFALNGRVPEPSLYN; this is encoded by the coding sequence ATGACCGCACTGCAACTGCTCAAGGAGCGCGGACAACAGGATCAACGGCAAGCGCTGTTTGCCAAGGCAGAGGAAATCTCGGCGGATCTTGGCCGCCGCGGCGCTGAACTGGATACCGAAGGCAAGCCGCCGATCGCTGAGATTGCCACGTTGAAGGCGGAAGGCTTGCTCAATGCACTGCATGCGACCGACATCGGCGGCGGCGGGCTCGACTGGATCGACGGTCTCAGGCTGGTGCGCATTCTGGCGCGCGGCGAAAGCTCGATCGGCCAGCTGCTCGGCTATCACTACGTCAACAGCCAGTATCCCTATTGGGCCGCCCAAGACGCACAGAAGGCGCATGACCTCGGTGTCGAAACGGTTGCGAAATCGCTCTACTGGGGGGCCGCGGTCAATCCGCGCGATCCGGGCCTGACGCTGACGACGAGCGGCGATCACTACCTGCTCAACGGCCGCAAGACCTTCTCGACCGGTGCCCATGTTTCGGACCGCATCAACGCCAATGCCGCCTTCGGCGACCAGATCGCCAATGTCACCCTTCCGACCGACCGCCCCGGCTATATCGCCAATGATGACTGGGACAATATCGGCCAGCGGCTTTCCGACAGCGGCAGCGTCGAGTTCAGGGATTTTCCGGTCTACGAGAGCGATTTCCTGTTTCCACTGGCGGATAAGGATGCGACGCCGGCGGTGCAGGCGACCTTCAACACGCCGCTGATCCAGCTGGTCTTCGTCAACTTCTATCTCGGCACCGCCGAGGGCGCGCTTGCGGCTGCAACGGAATACGTTCGCACGACCACGCGCCCCTGGCTCACCTCCGGCGTCGATGCCGCCCGCGAGGACCCGTATATCCTTGAGCGCATCGGCGAGTTCCGGGCGGCACTCAAGGCATCCGCGGCGCTTGCGGATGTTGCGGCGGACGCTGTGCAGTCCGCCCTGTCGCGTGGCCGCAATGTAACCGAACGCGAACGCGGGGAAGCAGCGATCGAGGCCTACGAGGCCAAGGTCAATGCCACCCATATTTCGCTCGATGTCACCTCCCGCGTCTTCGAGCTGATGGGCGCGCGCGCAACGGCTTCCAGCCATCGCTTCGATCGTTACTGGCGCAATGTCCGCACCCACACCCTGCACGATCCCGTGTTCTACAAGGCCCGCGAAGTCGGTGATTTCGCGCTCAACGGCCGGGTGCCGGAGCCAAGCCTTTACAACTGA
- a CDS encoding FAD/NAD(P)-binding protein: protein MPFQKSVPVVGIVGGGFTGATVALHLANTFGKRKPPKIVVFEPRERLGAGLAYDTAEPVHRINVPAGRMSAYPDDPESFTRWLEKTDALVDDPEAFSADGTPFPRRAIFGRYVAAQLAPLLSSGIVEHRRTTVSEIARDAGRWIVQPQDGQTTEVDILVVAVSHPSPSLPRSLRAIASHPKLIGDATRPDALAPIEPSDRVLVVGNGLTAADVIAALRRRGHRGAITAISRRGLRSRGHSKSVQDPFGDFLDHPSPTASHLLHRVRQQIAAAVRAGFTWHAVLDTVRSQAQTIWAGLPVAERRRIVRHLRPFWDVHRFRIAPQVEHALDEAVEDGSLSILAASVLSAKQGDDGFHLLLRKRHATEPMPLVVDAVVVTTGPGHGSILQSQPFLSGLAENGLLTLCPTGLGILNDRTARAVTAQGEHLETLFIAGPLARGTVGELMGLPQVTEHAVLVAQQVADILSAGPTGDPVKPAAFKKQAALP, encoded by the coding sequence ATGCCGTTTCAAAAAAGCGTTCCCGTCGTCGGCATTGTCGGAGGCGGTTTTACCGGCGCCACGGTCGCATTGCATCTCGCAAATACGTTTGGTAAGCGTAAGCCACCCAAGATCGTCGTTTTCGAACCGAGGGAACGGCTGGGCGCAGGCCTCGCCTATGATACAGCGGAGCCTGTTCATCGCATCAACGTGCCCGCCGGCAGGATGAGCGCTTACCCGGACGACCCCGAAAGCTTCACACGCTGGCTTGAGAAGACGGACGCACTCGTCGACGATCCCGAAGCCTTTTCTGCAGACGGCACTCCTTTCCCGCGACGCGCAATATTCGGCCGATATGTGGCAGCCCAGCTTGCCCCCCTGCTCTCCTCGGGCATCGTGGAACACAGACGCACCACTGTTTCGGAGATTGCGCGCGACGCCGGGCGTTGGATCGTGCAGCCACAGGATGGCCAGACGACCGAAGTCGATATCCTTGTTGTCGCCGTCAGCCACCCCTCTCCCTCCCTGCCGCGTTCCTTGCGGGCCATTGCGAGCCACCCAAAGCTGATTGGCGATGCAACGAGACCGGATGCGCTTGCTCCGATCGAACCTTCAGATCGGGTGCTTGTAGTCGGCAACGGGTTGACCGCAGCCGACGTCATCGCCGCCCTTCGCAGGCGTGGTCACCGCGGCGCCATTACCGCCATCTCGCGCCGCGGCCTGCGTTCGCGTGGTCATTCAAAATCCGTCCAGGACCCTTTCGGCGACTTCCTTGATCACCCCTCGCCGACAGCCTCCCATCTTCTCCATCGGGTGCGCCAGCAAATTGCTGCTGCCGTACGGGCCGGCTTCACCTGGCATGCCGTTCTCGATACCGTGAGAAGTCAGGCCCAAACGATCTGGGCAGGCCTGCCGGTTGCAGAGCGGCGACGGATCGTGCGTCATCTGCGGCCGTTCTGGGATGTCCACCGCTTCAGGATTGCGCCCCAGGTGGAACACGCGCTCGATGAGGCTGTCGAGGACGGCAGCCTGTCGATCCTCGCCGCCTCCGTCCTCTCCGCCAAGCAGGGCGATGATGGCTTTCACCTGCTCCTGCGCAAGCGGCACGCGACGGAACCCATGCCGCTTGTTGTCGATGCCGTGGTTGTGACCACCGGCCCCGGCCACGGAAGCATCCTGCAATCCCAGCCATTCCTCTCCGGGCTGGCCGAAAATGGTCTGCTGACCCTCTGCCCGACAGGTCTCGGAATCCTGAACGACCGCACTGCGCGGGCGGTGACCGCACAGGGAGAGCATCTCGAGACGCTGTTCATTGCCGGGCCGCTGGCCCGCGGCACGGTTGGCGAACTCATGGGGCTTCCGCAAGTCACCGAGCATGCGGTGCTTGTGGCGCAGCAGGTGGCCGACATTCTGTCCGCTGGTCCCACCGGAGATCCGGTGAAACCAGCGGCATTCAAAAAGCAGGCCGCTCTTCCATAG